In Nitrosopumilus sp., the genomic stretch GTTTGAATCAGATGGCCAATTTAATCTGGATTTGTCTGGAGACCAGTTGCGCAAATACTATCTTGATTACAGAACAAATCCCGGCTATCTGTTGGCAAATCCAAAAGACACTACATCATGGGAGGATTTGAGTGAAACCAATCCAAATACCGTATGCAGAGACGAATACATTCTGATATACAGAAATCATGCTGATGACTATGTCTGCGTAACTGAATATACAGCCGAAATGTGGCAGCGTCATGGTATGGGGAATCCAGTAAACAAAGAGATATCATCAATTCCTGATGAACTGACTAGAATCCAACTGAATCATGACAGGATTGCAGAAAAAGTCTCTGCCATAAATCTGAAAATCCAAAAAATTCATGACAATCATGAGATTCAAGTCCAAAACATGGAGAAAAAATACGACCATATGTTTGTAGAAATGGAGCAAAAACAAAAAGACGAAGAGAAACTTGTCCTAAACAAACTAAACTCTGATGAAATAGATGCTGAAAACTTTAGTGTCCAAATTACAGACATTCGTGCAAAATACAAGGCAGTTGAGAAAAACATGATCAAAGAGAAATTTCAGACTCTGGACATACTGGACAAATCCCTGAGAGAAAACCTAGATACTTTGATATCCAAATACGAGCATGATTCTGAAATCAAGATTGTCTGGAACGATGCGCAAGGCACCTATCGTGCAACAATGAATGTGTGAATTCATCTTTAGATTGCACATGCCATAAAAACAAAATCCCTTCACTCAATTCTGATGATGTCGAGTTCTTTTCCCCTGTTGGTTCTTGTGTTGCCTCTGGTCTTTGTATTGCAGCACGGGCATTTTACCATCCTGTCTTTGAAATAATAATCGCAGTTCCTGCAATAGCATCCGCCGTTCTGATAAACTAATTTCTTGTGAATCTGCTCGAATTCATTGCACTTGTTTTTGCATGATGCCATCACAGTTTTATTTTTAGGACTATCATATATTCATAAACAAAGAATTCATGAGTAATTCTTAAAAGGGATAATTTTTGGTTTTTTTATAATGGGCGTGGTTGGGATGAATTCTAAAATATTACTGGTTTCATCCTTGTCGGCCATCTCTTTTTTAGGCGTGTTTGTGTTTCTTTCTATCAATAATGATGATCTAATCAAGAATAACATGGATGATGGTGTTGTTGTAAATCTAGAATCCTATGCATATGAGGATGTATGTGGATATCCTGTAACTGATGAGATGAGATTGGATTTGATCTCTCGATCTTCTTGGAGCCATGACTCTTTTCCATATCTGAAAGGTCATCCGGGACATTTTACACATGTTATTCTTTCACGAGATATTGAGGCGATTCCTGTATTACAATATCAGTTTGAGCTTGATTCTGGAAAACATGTCTCTTTTGAGATGGATGCTTGCAATCTTGATAGTTCCAAAATAGGTCTGATAGAATATGGTCCAACTTATCTTAAACCCCAATCAGAATATGGTGATGCTTTTTTTAACACTATCTCAGTTCCTGGAAACCCAATGGTCCAATTCAGTACGATGCAACCTGTACTTGATGCTGAGAACTGCCAAAGAGTTGCCAAGTATTACACAACACTCCAAAGCCACACAATGTTTACTCGTGAAAATGTAACATTTGATCCTATTTGGAAAGATCAAGTATTTCCATTAATGGATTACTGCAATGATGCAGGGGATTTCAAGATGGATATAATCGATGAAAAACTAAAATGGAGTTTTGTGGTGTGATGAATTTTAAATTTTTCTTGTTTACTGTTGCAGTCTTGTTTACATTGGTTTTTGTTACTGCTCATCCTGTGTTTGCTGAACCCATTGACGACACACATGGCATTTCATATGGTCAAGTCGGAACAGCAGTGTCACTTAATACCCACATACAAAACCCATATGATTTTCCCGTGTCTGCATCAATCGAGTTTGTCTTTGAGGATATTGACAGTGGAAACCACTGGGATGCCAAAAAACATACAGGCACAGCAGATGCTAATTCAAGCTTTGTAACTCATCAATCGTATTTTTTTAAAAATACTGGCAGGTTTTTAATCCACTTTGTATATGAAGTTGATGGAAAGCCAATCAAAGAACCGGAAACTACCGAATTTATTATTTTCAAAGAATATTCTGATGTTGCACTAAATGGGTGTAGTCCAGATCATAAATTCATAATAAAGCCAAACTATGGCACCGCTGTATGTGTATTTGATGAGACCGTTGAAAAACTAGTCAAAAGAGGATGGGTTGATAACAACATTACAGAAATGAAACATGATTCTGAAAATGATGCTCCAACATTTCAAATATCTTTTGACATTTTAGGTGATTTTAATTTTCCAGATAATTTCTATTTTATAGATGATGAAATTAAAGTATCTGGAAATATTTGGACTCTGCAAAAAGAAAATTTTGACGAGACTCCCGTAATAATTCAGGTCAATTATGATGATGAATTAATAGAAATTGCTCAGGTTCCAGTGTCTTCAGACGGTACTTTTTCACATTCGATTAAAGCTGCAGGTCCTTTGTGGCAACAAAGTGGACTTTATTTAATCACCGTCTCATATGACTCTGTAACTACTCAGCAAAGTTTTGGGTTCTCCACTTATTATGATGATGTTTCTGTAAATTATTTTGTAAATTCAGATTCAGATGATTACGAAGAATTATGCGGATATCCAGTTACTGATGAAATGAGGTTAGATATAATAAAAAATTCATGGGTTTCTTATGGTGTCCCATATCTTACATCTCAACAAGGAAATTTTACACATGTTGAACGTTCGAAATATCTGACTGACATTCCTGATCTGCAATACTGGTTTGTGTTAAAAAGTGGTAAACAAGTTTACTTTGAAATTGGAGCATGTGATATTGATGATTCGAACATCACACTTGGAGAAATTGGTCCAAACTATGAAAAATCTCAAGATATTATTGTTGATGGAATTCATTATACGGTGTTGCCCGCTCCTGGTTCTCCTTTAATTTACAACGACACCCTTTTGCCTGTATTGGATATTGATAACTGTAAAAGAGTTGCAGATAATTACACAAAAGAAGAAAGACCAAAACTATTCACACGTGAAACCACAACCTTTGATGCCGCATGGGCAAATCAGGTATTCCCTTTGATGGATTACTGTACTGGTATCGGAAACTATGAATTAAAAACCATTGATGGAAACATAAACTGGAGTTTCACAGAAAAATGAATTCTAAACTTCTGTTAGGATTGATTGTATTTGCAAGTTTAATTTTTGTTTTTAATCCTGTTTTTGCACAGAATACACATCCACAATTACCTACCGTCTACCAAGTTCCAAATGCTGGCTTTGATAAATATGCGTACACGTGGGGAGAGCAAGGGAAAATTTTCTTGGCTTCTTCACTTGATAACAAAGATCCTCAACGAATCGAAGTCATAACTTCCAACAATTCAACATTTAGCTATGAAATATCCGTCTATCCAGATTCTACCCGTCAAGAAAATTTTATCTTAACTGAGACTGGACCTGATACTGGTTTGTTTGAATGGGATTTTGTCGTATCTGATCCTGAAGCCAAGCCAACATATGATGTCAACAGTAATTACATAATAGTGTCTGATTCTACCACCGATATCCACTTTCAATTTGATGTAGATTCAATCAATGGATATGTTGCAACTGCAAAAATCACATATCCAAATGACAATACTCTTCCAAGTGATGAGCAAATACAAAATATGTTTGACATGTATCCAAGAATATCCTCCGTACATTCTATCCAATTTCGAAACGGCACAATGATTAGTCCCTATGACGGACAGGGAATTCTTACAGTACAATATCCATCTCAAAACAAGTCACCTACAACAGTTGATCAACTCAAAGTTACTTTTTCTGCATATGATGCACATAGAATTTTTGAGGTTCTAGATGAGACAGGACCTGACACGGGAGTGTTTGAAGGCTCATTATCGTTTTCTAGCTACAAGTCATTCTCAAAGATATATCTGATAAAAAATGAAAACAACGTACGAAGTATAACTGCATACTATCTCGTATCTGATACTGAATCTCCTACATACTCAAATAATATTTTGTTGCATCATGGACTAGAGTATCCAGATAACACGTCAGGTAGAATTCACAATGATTTGAGATTGTCCGTACATTCAGACAAAAAGGCGTATCTAGATGACCAGTCAATTAAGGTGACTGGATATGCAGAACCTGATGAAATTATAAATGTGTCACTTTTATCAACACGTGGATCTCATGTGTTGTTTGAACAAGTACATGCAGATAACAATGGGATGTTTGATACTGAATTTACTTTAACTGATCCTTCTTCATCTGGAAAGTATGACATTAATGCAGTTAGCATAAAAAATGACAAGCAAACCACCACTCAAATCACTATTACAAGCATTGATGATTTGAAAACTAGAAGCATTGATGTTCCTCCACTACAGCAATCACAAATGGGATTGCAACCTGATGAAATTGTTTGCAAACAAGTCTGGAAAAAATTAATCAAACCTGGGGGGGAATCTCCTGCATGTGTGACATTACCCACATATGAAAAACTGTTAGAACGAGGTTGGCATGGTCAAACCAATGTCAATAAAACTGAATCAGAGATAATGGATAGAAAATATCAAATGATTGCTGATAAAAATATGATGACTTTTGGCGAATTTCTAAGAGTGGATGTTAAAATTGACAGTCCTGTTACTAACTCACATGAAATTAAAGTTGTAGGACCTGATGGAAAAACTCATGCAAGCATAATTTCAGAATCGGATGATGAACATGGTTGGTCTTTTCAAGCCAGAAAGAATTGGCCAACAGGTACATATGAAATTCAATTATGGCATTCTGATGAAAAGGTACTGACTTCTACATTTATCCTGCAAAACTAACACTTGATTAGATGTTATATTGATGTAGTTTTTGGATAAAAAAATGAAAACTAGATTTTTTATAATTATTGCAATTGGTTCTATTATTGGCCTTTCTACATTTTTTGTAGTAATATACCATGATCCAAATGATGAGTTACCTGTTCAAGAATTATCCTATATTCCAATTAAAGAATCCAATAGACAAACTGGGGACGATAGTTGCCCTGTAATTCATTTTGTTGGATATGCTTGGGAGGATTGTGGATCAATTTGGACTTGGAGTATATTGGGAGTTCCACTATTGATGATAATTGTTGCACCTATTGGAATTGCTTTAGCTGTGGTAATTTGGAGAAAAAGAAAATGAATACTATAATTTTGACACTAATCCCTGTATTGGCGTTTCTTGGGATTTTGGGAATTGTTATTTTATTTGGATCTTGGAGTCAGCCCCAACCCGAGCTAGGAAGCGGCGCAATTGATTTGGATCCTGATTTATCGCCAACTTATGCTTTAGATTTTATGGGCGGTTTGTTTTATCATACAATTTTATCCCTGATTGCTTTGTCTACGGTAATCTCTGCATTATTTCTAGTGCCTTATTTTATTCTGAAAAGAAAAAATATTCCAAGCAAACCGTACCTGTCTTTAATCTTGGCAGGATCGTTGTTGTATTTTGGAATGCCTTATATTATTTTGTCTTTACAGACTATGGCAATAATATTTTCTCAACCTGAACAAATTAGAACGTGGGTTATTGATATTCGATTTGTTTTGTTACTGGTGCCAATCATGGTGTTATCTATCCCAGGAGTCTTATTGTATAAATCCTCAATCCTTAGGAAACTGATGAAAAAATGAAGACTATGCTTTTGATAATTATTGGTATGGTTGTTTTTACTTTTATCTCTTCTCAAGCCCTTGCATGCTCAAAAGGTGGACCTGACTTGAATACTTTCTCTCCTTGGAGTGAAAAATTACATGGAGACTGTTCTGTTACTGTAGGGAATCTAAGTTGGTTAGGAATGATATACATCATACTTGCATTTATCGTTCCACTAATTGTTATCATAAGAAAAAAGAAACTTTCCAAAAAACTCTATCTGTTGATTCCAGTAATCATTTTTGTAGTGATGATATTTTACTCAATTTTCATTTATGGAACTCCTGACATTACACAATTTGCAGTACCTCATGGAATCTATGGCGGAATTGACTATGACACTGTAGCATGGCTTGAAACAGATAAGGATTTCAAAAGAATGCTTAATGAAAAAAACATTGTGTATTCAGATGAACATTTCAATACTGGTTATGATTATTCAAGTGGCACGAATTATGATAACTTGGAATATCAAATTATCATGCCTGCAAGTTATTGTGGATTTGTAATCTCTGATGATGGAGATGAGTATTGGTATACTGCAACATTTGATAAAATTATCACTTCCTCTGAATTACATGAGGCAAATCCATATGATTGCTCTGGAGAATCTAAAGAATGTGTATGTAATATGCAAAAAGGAATAAGAGAAAGGTTTTCAGAAAATGAACATTGAATTTTTAATAATTATTGGATTAATCTCAACAATTGGACTGTTTGCAATTTCTCCTGCATATGCATCTTTTACGGATTCAATATTGGTTCAGGTAGATGGTGACTTTAGGAAGGTTTACTATAATGAGAAAAATGTAGATTCTGTTTTATTTGACTCTGATTCATCTTCAGTAATATTTGAAACTGGAAGTGATGCTATATTGGAGATTAAATCTCCCAAAGTATACAAAGTAGGACCGGGACCATTCATTTTAAAAAATGGAGTAGAGATTGCACCTGAATACACCTCAGATGATTGTTTTTACTATGTAAATATTGAAACAAAGACACCTGAAACAATCGAACTTGTGTTTGCTTTTTGGCCTGAATATCCTGAAACAATAGAAGGATGTGAAACATTCGTTCTTTCTCCACTACAACAATTCAGGTCCGATATTCCAATTCATAACATACAATGCAAAGAGGGTTTGATGTTAATTGAAAAACATGATGAAAATCCCGCTTGTGTGAAACCTGAATCTAAACAGAAATTACTTGAACGTCATTGGACAGTATCTCCATCATACAAAGTTGTGGGGCTTGACAAGGCATATGTTGACGAGCCAATCAAAATTGCAGTTGAAAAATTGGGATGGAATAAATGCAATAGTTATGATGCAAAAATATACACTGTTTCACATGACAACGTGTGGGGTTACTCGTCATCTGGCTCTTGCATAACGCTAGATCCTCCTAAACTAAGCAAATCAACAATTGATGTGCCAAGAAACAAAAAATACCCGATAATTGAAACGACTGGGAATTACATCTTTGAGATTAAATTTGGACATGCCGTCATCACAGAAGAATTTTATGTTAAAAACTTGATTTCAAAACCAACACAAAACACAATATCTGTATTTTGTGGACCCTCCATAGAACAGATACGGGCAGAATCCTCTATTGACATTCTAACTCCAAAAAACCTTCCTGTTGGGTATTCGCTAAAAAGCACCGACGACATTCATCCGGGCATTGTTCTGTTAAACTATGCTAGAGGAAACACGTGTGGTCCAGATGCGCATACATTAGAGGATGGAAAGATAGAGATTGTGATTGCCTTTTCTCCTGATGCTCCTCTAGAGTCAGATGGAGAAACATTTTTGGAGCAATACAAGACACAATACAGGGAAAATAATATTGGTTTTCAAACATCCGTTGTGGATTCCAGACTTTACATAATCGGTGTTAATGGCATGATGCAGCAGTTAGTGGATGATGACATGATTCATGATGAAAAATGGATAGAGCCCACACGAGTTCATGTTTTTGATGAAAAAAATTCTGCTGGATATAAAATCACAGCACATTTGCCTCTTTATGAGGTGATGAGTATTGCAAAGTCACTTTCGGAAATTGAATAAATATGAAAACTAGGCTTTTGATAATTTTTGCACTTGGGTTAACCGGACTATCACTCCCTTTTGTTTTTGCATGTGAGTGTGTAGGGTCCACTCTTGAGCAAAGAATTGAAAATTCTGATGTGATCTTTTCTGGAAAACTCTATCCAAATGTATGGGATTTTTCAGAATTAAAGATTGCTGGAAATTTTAATGTGATCCAAGTCTGGAAAGGTGCAGATTCTTTCCCACAGATTGCAACAGGGGATGTTACCGTAGTTACAGGAGTGGATAGCGGAATATGTGGTGTCACATTTATTCCCAACAACAAGTATCTGATTTTTGCAAAAATTGACGGGGATGTTTTGACAACAAGTAGCTGTTCAGGATCATGGTTTTTGGATGGACGTGCAGATGATGTAAAAGCATTGGATGCCATGGGGGCGACACATCACTTTATTGATGCAAGAGATGTGAAAGGTTCTTCATCAGACGACTGCAGAGGTCCTGGATTATTTACTGTAGAGCAATGTGAATTTGAAAAACTAATACGCACCGTATTTTTGCCAATTGGAATTGCCTTACCTATAGTTGGACTGTCTGTGTTTTTTATCTGGAGAAATAGAAAATGAAAACTAGACTCATGATCATTGGAATAGTTTCAATTGCAGGGTTTTTGACCATTCCATTTTATGCCACTAATGTTTACTGCGATGTTTTTGATTCTGAAAACGGTACTTGTATGCGTATTTCAGGGATTGGACCTATGGATTATTCTAGTTTGCCATACTTTGTAATTGATTCTAAAAACACAGGTAATTCAAACGAATGCTGGGTTCTAGAAGATGACGGGAGCCTGACACCTTGCAAAATGGATGGCAGGCCTTCTGTGATGATGTTTTTTGTAGTCTTTTGGCCTTACATTATTTCTGGAATTGCGATCATGATAGTTTTTACTGTTTGGAGAATTAGAAAATGAAACATGTTATGATTCCATTTCGTCCAGATGGCGTATTTTATCGAGCATTTGAGAGTGCATTAAATGTGGCAAAGCAAAACAATGCATTACTTTCGCTAGTCAAGGTTATCCATTATCCTGCTGGGATAGGTCTGGATACGTTCTTGGTGATGGATATGGTTTCACGTGAATATGATCTGTCCAAGTTTGACAAAATAGTGACAAATCTACAAAAAAATGCAATTACTGCCAAAGTCAAATTAGACGTACATGTTCTTGACATGCATTTGTCTCCTGCCAAAGCCTTTGTAGAGTTTGCATCAAAAAATAATGTTGATTTGATGGTTGTAGGAAGCCCTGCTAGGAAAGGCTGGAAAAAACATCTCGGCTCTGATATGTCTGATGAGATAATGGCTTTGAATCCTTTATGCAATGTGATCTTGGTGGAATAAAAAATGAAAACTAGATTCAAAATTCCATCATGCAAGACAAACATTTTGTTTATACTTAATGCAGTACTAGTTGGCATTCTAAGCATTGGTGCGTCTTATTTTACACTGGTTCCACTAGTCATGTTTGATAGAAATATTTCTGATATAGTAAGAATGTCCACACAAAATTATGCAATGATTGGCTTGTGGATAATTTATTTTGCAAACATTATCTGCTTGCCAATAAATCTAAAAAAGACACACACAAATTGGAAACTCGGATACATCCTATTTCTAATTGGTATAATGATTTTTGTAATTTACATCACAGGCGTATTTGATTGTTGGGAAGCAATGGTATCTAAATTCTTTGGGATGGATTACAATGACAGGATTAGATGTTTGAATGAAAACTAGACTTTTGGTAATTGTCGGACTTGTTTTGGTTATTGGAGCAATGCTTGCAGTTCTGATAAACCACCACATTTCAATCCGTGAATACGAGTCAAACAACACTCCAAATCAGCTACGAGGAGTTTTTGCCAACTGTGCATGTCAGGAAAAACAAAACCCTGATACAAACATGCTGTGCACTCAACCCTTCATTGACTGGGAGAACTCTACGCATTATATTGACAACAATATCTGTGAGTGGAGAAAAAAATGAAAACAGAGCACGGCGTAATCATAGCAGTAGGCATTCTTGTTTTGATATCATTGGGATTTATCGCATCAAATCCTGATTCCACACCATATGAGACTGCATTGACTCAAATCAATGAAAAGGGAATTGAGGCTGAAAAGGCAGAAGATGATGCCAAACTCAATGAGCATGCAATGCAGATACAAGAAAAGATAACAAAGATTGCAAGTGACTCACTTGGATTGCACATATTCATGGGTGATGCTTACCGGTCTTATTTCCCATTAGCAAAAGGCTCTGATGTGGAAATTCAAGAGGGAAGAGACTCGTTTCAAATTTGCAATGTTGCAGAAAACATTCCAGCACACCTTCAAGAAATAAGCAAGACAGAAAAATTCAAACTCTTTGCAGCAAAATATTCTAGTTATCCAATAGAGCTGAATCTACAGGATGAGCGATGGAGTGAATCCTTGTTCCATTACGGATTGATTGCAAACTCCCCTGATGGAAAAACCGCATTGACAATGTTTCATGTGAATTCTTGCACAAATCAGGTTACAGATTCCGAACGATATTTCCTGTCATGCCATGATGATGCAACGCACAAGATCTTTGGCACGATAAACAAAGATGATGTTCTTGCAAGTCTGAATCATCCAGACTTTTGCACCATACCGCTTGACTCGTGGCGCCAATCAGTGTATGACTATAATCAGAAAATTCATGAACAACAAACAAAATATTTTCAAACAATTGAAGTCATTGAACAAAATCACGAGTCTTTATCCGCATGGGATTTGGAGCATCGTCGATTTGGACTATTACGAGACATCTCAAGCATGTATGTGATGGGAATAGACAATGAAGAAGACATTGAAGACAAGATAAAACAATACAATGCCCTGTTTGGTTCCTTGCCTGAAGAATTTTTACAGATACTGGAGGCAAGAAAATGAAGTCTAGACTTTTGATAATTATTGGTATGATCACGCTCCCAATGATTTTGCCACAAGGATTTTCACAATGCATCTACAATGATGACTGGCCTGATGCTCCGTGTTTTGATACGGGTCCTGTAAGTCATTTGGAATTCAATAAAGCATGGGCTCCGTACTATGATCACAAGGGTTCAGAATGGATGGAAAACAAAAGAATCGAACTCAATCAAGTCTTAGAGCAAGGAACTATAGAAGAATGGGTTGAGAAATTAGAAAATCATAATGTTTACCAATATTATTTATCCAGAAATGAAATTCAAAGCAGTCTTCCATATGATAGTTTTTTTGTAAAATACGATCCGAACTTTGAACCTCCTACACCAGTTGGATTCTTTACTGATGAACAACCCTCAGAATGGCTTTGGTTTGTAATTGGTGGTTTGTTTATGCTAGGTATACTTTTGTTAATTTGGAGAATGAGAAAATGAGGTTTTTGCTAATCCTTACAGTAATTGTTGGCTTTTCTGCACTGTTACTTTTGTTTCTTGTTCAAAACCCATCTGAACCAAATGTATCTGATGACAGGGATGATCTCAAAGAAGTAGTGTACTCATCAACTGTGTGTTCAAGATATTGGCGCGGTGAATTATTTGAAATGTGGGACAACAAAACACACGACTATACAAATGATCCAATATACCAAGAATGCTCAGAGTGGCTAAAATTTGAAAAATACGCCAATACTTCCTACGATCCCAGTCCTGTGCAACTAGAGGCAATATCAGAGCATTGTATTGACTCAAAAGATCTTGTAGAAACTAAAGGGCTTTCTTATTCTAATGACACTCATTACATTGATACAGTAAACTGTCAATGGCAGGCACTTGAGAGGATTGGAAAATGAATGCTAAATTTTTAGAGAATCTGCGAAAAAGAATAATCATTGTAATTCTGGGAATTATTGCATCTTATTTTGGTATAATCCCGTTAGGTTTGCTTTATCATAAACTATCCTATGCTCCATTGCCCGATCCTGTATCATCATACTTTTTCTTTAACAGTGTGAGAATTGGAATCATGGTGTTGTCTTTGTATCTTGCACTAGTTCATGTCAAGCCATCCCTTGTTCCACAACAAGAAAAATACAGAAAATTTGTCCTGATTTCAATCTTGATAATTGTAACTCTTACAGTTTCGCTGCCAAGCGGATATGTAATTCCTCAGCTGGAACAAGGCGGATGTATTACAAAATCTGGAAGCTACAATGATGGTGGTAATTTTAGCGGTTCATCTTCGCAGGGAATAACAACCGAGTCTGAATGTGCTTATAACTGTATATTTTCTGGCAAGTTTAACACGCAAGAAGAGAAATTTTGTGAGTTTACTGGAATATTTGGAAAAACACATTGGATGAGATCCCCTGATGACTTTGACACTCCTGTATTTGGGGAAATTGTAAAATGAAAATTTGTAAAATCAAGTGGAAAACTTTACAAGAATTCCGCCAATGATTAACGCACTCACTCCACTGACAAAGATTAGAGGATTGGGTTCAGAATCAAACAAATTTGCAACGCCGATAAGAGTGACAATAAAACCCACTGCCAAAACAAAGATCGCCAATACTAAACCTGCATCTTCAGTTATCATACTTTTTCACGTTAAGAAACTAGTGTAATTCTTCATAAAGAATTCTATGTTTGAGTTACTGGTAGAACCAATTTCATTCATAGTTTACACCTATGAATGAATTTATTTTATTGAAAATACTCGTAGATACAAAACATCAAAAGCACTTTTCAAAAACCACAATTGAACCAACAAGATTTTTTTGTAATTAATCATCAGTAGCAAGATCATCTAAGAGTTTAGAGTATTTCTCGATGAGTTCATCAGTTATTCTCTCATGTTTTGGACTCATACTTGTTTTATCCTTTCTGAGACATATGAAAACAACTGCTTCATAATAGTTGGTTCAAGATCACGTCGATGTTTCTTGATCTCAACATTTCTCTTAATTTTGTATTTTCTTCTTCTGGATTAATATCTAATTCATAATCACTATCTCGCAGAAATGTTCCTGCTGCAATGATCGAAGTTCTCCTATTGCCATCAAAGAACTCCTGAGTCCAAGGAATTGCAGCCATTATTGCAGTCGCTTTTTGAATCAAATCCTGTAGAACAGAACTGGTATTTTGGTCTGATTATTTTGATAACGGGACACATCATCTTGATGGACAATATTGTGAATGGGATGTAAGAAAATGAAGACTAGGAGTTAATCAAAACCTGCTATCCAAGAGTGAGTTCATTCTTGTCTGACATGCGTCGTTTAATTTTTCATTGAACCTCTGGCAAAAATCTTCTGCCTTTTGTTCTGAGACAAATCTTGTAAGGGACTCAACTGCACCGATTATGCACGCCTCCCTGTATTTGTCAGGAGTTGAAAGACACATTGACTGTGTTTTATCCAGATCATTGAAATTGTCTTTTGTCATGTGGGCCGAAATGCCTTTGTAACAAACAGCAATGTATCTCTGGTCTTCAATGCCACTACATAATGAAAATGCACTTTGCAAATCATAGCCTGTTTGTATCAAAAAATAATTTGCCTGAT encodes the following:
- a CDS encoding universal stress protein encodes the protein MKHVMIPFRPDGVFYRAFESALNVAKQNNALLSLVKVIHYPAGIGLDTFLVMDMVSREYDLSKFDKIVTNLQKNAITAKVKLDVHVLDMHLSPAKAFVEFASKNNVDLMVVGSPARKGWKKHLGSDMSDEIMALNPLCNVILVE
- a CDS encoding cobalamin biosynthesis protein CbiN gives rise to the protein MKTRLLIIFALGLTGLSLPFVFACECVGSTLEQRIENSDVIFSGKLYPNVWDFSELKIAGNFNVIQVWKGADSFPQIATGDVTVVTGVDSGICGVTFIPNNKYLIFAKIDGDVLTTSSCSGSWFLDGRADDVKALDAMGATHHFIDARDVKGSSSDDCRGPGLFTVEQCEFEKLIRTVFLPIGIALPIVGLSVFFIWRNRK